The following nucleotide sequence is from Hevea brasiliensis isolate MT/VB/25A 57/8 chromosome 7, ASM3005281v1, whole genome shotgun sequence.
ACTAGCCAGAGTATATGCTATAAGACAGAGGGAAGGTGCAGAAGTAGCAGATGTAGTTGTTATTATATTCTCACTCTTTGACCATAATGTACTAgtattgtttgatcctggctctactcattcatatattagtTCTGCACTTGATTGCTATGCTAATGAGGATTGTGTGAAGATGACATATGATGTGCTAGTATCCAGCCCTTTAGGTCAGGAGGTGGTAGTGAATAGATTATATCGGAATTGTCCACTAAATATCCAATGCAGCATCTTTTTGTCTAATTTGATTGAGATGCCTTTTAGGGATTTTGATGTTATTTTGGGTATGGATTGGCTAGCCAGACATCATGTTATAGTTGATTGTAtgttgaagatagtcacttttaagAACCCAGAATATGCTAATGTAGTAGTGTAAGGGGAAAGACAACTGGTCCCATCTAGTGTGATTACAGCATCGCTAGCCCGAAAGATGATTCGTCGGGGGTGTGAGGTATACCTGGTGCATATAGTTAACACATGTGTAGGGAATCCTAATATTAAAGACATTCCTACAATGtgtgactttccatatgtgttccCAGATAATTTGCAGGGGTTACCACTAGAAAAAGAAGTGGAATTTGAGATTGAGACTTTCCCTGGAGTTGAACCAATATCCATTACCCCTTATAGAATGTCACCTtatgaattgaaggagttgaaggtgcagcTGTAGGAGTtattagataaggggtttatatgccctAGTGTTTCACAATGGGGAGCACCAGTGCAATTtatgaagaagaaagatggcactctccaactatgtatagactacaaacagttgaataaagtgacaataaagaataggtaTCCCCTATCTAGAATTGAAGATctttttgatcaattgaagggtgtagTGGTATTTTCTAAGATATATTTGAGATTGGGGTATTCTCAGTTAAGAGTAAAGAAGGAGAGTATACCGAAGATAGCCTTCAAAAcccgatatggtcattatgaatttttagtgatgccatttgggttaaccaaTGTACCTACAGCTTTTATGAACCTGATGAACATAATCTTTCAGCCATTCTtggaccagtttgtggtggtgttcattgatgacatcttaGTTTATTCAAAGAATGCAGAAAAGCATGACAAGCATTTAAGGATAGTTTTACAGACGCTCCGAGAGAAGCAGCTGTATGCTAAATTAtccaaatgtgaattttggttggaGCAAGTTGCTTTCTTAAAACATATAGTGTCTACAGAAGGAATTAAAGTAGATCCAAGCAagatagaagccattcttaattggaagccaccaaaGAATGTCTCTAAAGTTCACAGTTTCTTAGGGTTGGCTGGATATTATCGCCATTTTGTAAAGGAATTTTCAATGATAGCACTACCCCTGACAAGATTGTTGAGGAAGGATGTGAAGTTTgagtggacgaataaatgccaaAAGAGTTCTAATAAATTGAAGACTTGTTTGATAAAAGCTCTAATCTTGACTTTACCAACCCCAGGTAAAGATTATATCATATACAGTGATACTTGTCATAATGGGCTTGGCTGTGTGTTGATACAGGATAGGAATGTTATTACATATGCTTCACGCTAGCTTaagctgcatgagaggaattatcctactcatgactt
It contains:
- the LOC110638799 gene encoding uncharacterized protein LOC110638799, which codes for MECTNAQKVNYAVSMLYNDDYEWWKTIPGKFLRLKQEDRYVVKYEREFTRLSYYVGVFLLLIRKDVRDLSRASNPASEVLFDPGSTHSYISSALDCYANEDCVKMTYDVLVSSPLGQEVVVNRLYRNCPLNIQCSIFLSNLIEMPFRDFDVILGMDWLARHHVIVDYNLQGLPLEKEVEFEIETFPGVEPISITPYRMSPYELKELKPFLDQFVVVFIDDILVYSKNAEKHDKHLRIVLQTLREKQLYAKLSKCEFWLEQVAFLKHIVSTEGIKVDPSKIEAILNWKPPKNVSKVHSFLGLAGYYRHFVKEFSMIALPLTRLLRKDVKFEWTNKCQKSSNKLKTCLIKALILTLPTPGKDYIIYSDTCHNGLGCVLIQDRNVITYASR